The following DNA comes from Passer domesticus isolate bPasDom1 chromosome 13, bPasDom1.hap1, whole genome shotgun sequence.
agggagcaggctgcccaggaagtggtggaatcatcATCCCGGGAATGGGGAtgtgacacaggggacacaggtcGCTGGTGGACATGGCAGTGCCGGGGAACAATggtctgggagggcttttccagccctaATGATCCTGTGGAATTCCGGGACTTTGgccaaaaggatttttttcctgacagatCCAAGGATCACGGGAATGGCACTTCATGGATCAGCCTCACCATAGCTCTGATTTTCTATCCTTGTGAGGGCAGGACTGGatccagagctgctggcagctcccccAGTTCCTTTTCTGGGATCAGGGCATGTCAGTGCACCTGGGATGGAGCCGGGCTCCTCTTTGCTCCCTGCTCTTGGCTGCAGGACCTTGGAATCCAAGGAAACTTTTAGGTCTCAGCCTTTCCTTCGTTTGCTCCTTACTGGAATAAAAGAGCAGGGAGGCAAAGGGGGAGAAGCAGCAGGTTCTGTCCCAAAGGAAGAGCACCAAAAATGCCCAGCTCTGGAATTCAAGCCACCCCAGCAGCAAAGTTCAATGAGTTTCTCTTCTACGGAGGAGCACAGAGGCTCCACAATGAAATTTCTGCTACAGGACATGAGTCAGCCCAACTCTTTCAAATTGAAATGCCAAGAGAGGAGATTTTTAGAACAAATCAATAAAAGGAACATGTAGAAAATGTCAGGCCCAGATGGTATTCACCCCGGAGTGCCAGAGGAACTCAGTTATGAAATTGCCTGGTTTATTAGCTGCTGTTCATTAACTACTGCTTCAAATGAATGCGGGATCAGAGGGAGGGGAGGTGGAAATGGTGACAGGAGTTTTTAAGTGTGTGAAGGTGAATCCAGCCCAGGCAGATTCAGAGAAATCCTTCTGTGCAAGGCTCAGCAGAGAGAGccatggagctgcagctcccaaagGAACCACCTGACATGGTCACATGGGGAATTGTGTTCTGGAAGTCTGGAAGGGCTGCATGGAGAGTCCTGGATGACTTTGGACAAGGGTCTGGAGTACCAAGAaaagggaatggcttcccagagccagaggacagggatggatggggtattgggaattaggaattcctccctgggagggtgggcaggccctggcacagggtgcccagagcagctgtggctgcccctggatccctggcagtgcccaaggccaggctggacactggggcttggagcagcctgggacagtgggaggtgtccctgccatggcaggggtggcactggatgggcttcaaggtccctttcaacccaaaccgtTCCAGAATTCAATTCTGTGAAGGCAGGGGTCACCTGAGCTGATGGAACAGCACCAGGCTTGCAGGGGACctgagctgtgcagaatttACAGCCAGGTTCTGTAGGGACTAATATGTGTTAAAAGCTGGGAAGTAAGGGTAGGAATAATTAATCTTCCTCACCAAGGGAGGTCATTAGCAGAGTCCCAGAGTATCTGCTCAACACAGTGATAAATGATATGGCAAGGGGACAATGTTGGTGTTGACTCCACTAAAACACCCAAAAGCAGAGGGTTGCTGAAGGACCTGATAATGCTGAGTGCCAAGAGCAAAACGTGGCCGGTGAATTTCTGTGTCACCAACTGTCAGATAATTGTCACAGGGAACAACAACCTGTCATGTGTTGATGGCTCTCCCTCTACGCAGAGGAGAGATTTGGGAGTTACAACAAACAGGGCTCAGCGTGGAGCTTGGGCAGGACAGGAATGAGGAATACACCAGAAAACCTCCTTGTACCCCCAGTGGACCCTAAACACTGCACACAGTTCTGGTCACACTTCtcaaaaaagataaaattagcAGCAAGTTGGtcacaggaggaaggaggacCCAGTGGGGCTCTGAGGGTAAATAACATCTTGAGGGGGTTGACAAGGACACGTGTCCACCTTCCTCACTCTGCATGGACCAGGAGACCACAAAGGGAGGGCTCAGGCCAGCACGGGAAGCAGTTCAGCAGCTGCAATGTGCAACTGGCCCTCACCCCCAGCAATGACAGAGGCCAAGCTCACACATCACTAAACGCTAAACCTCAGCAGACACGTCCATGGGAGGGAAGACCAGCCATAAACACATAGAAAAATTCAGTGTGAAGCTCAGCAAGTCCCTTGGCCTGCTACCAAAAGCCTGGGATGGTCCAGACATGCTGCCCCAAGCACTGCCCTTGCCAGAGCCACTCTGGGAGGTGCAAtgtgctctggctgctgcatgGGGTTAGTGTGGGTTACCCGAGGAAGTGTCACTGCTGGAGCCCCCAGCTCCACCCCGTCCCAGCAGCAAGGTCAGCTCACCTGCCTGTGGCTCCAGGAGGgtctccagctcctctcccacgAGCTGCTGCACGGAGAGCTCGAAGGCGCTGTCGGAGTCGCGGTCCCCGGCCTCGCTCTCGCCGTGCCCGCTGTCCTTGGTGCTCAGGCAGTCTGTGTCCAGCCCCGTGTCCAGCCCCgtgtccagccctgcagccctgccaggggtCACAACACCCAGGTCACTTCAGCCCCAAGGAGCCCTTGGAAGGGTCTCTATCCCCCCAAAATGCCCTGGAGAGGGGCTCTAGGCACCCTCCCCGTGCACCGCTCATAGAACCAAAGGCATTTCGAGTGCCCCTCAGTTAATGAGGTTTGGGGGTTTCCCCACATTTCTTGCCTGAATGGGTTTTTATCCTTCTGCAGCAAGATCAGAGAACCACAgaagggttggaagggaccttaaagctcatctcattccaccccctgccatgggtagggacacccTCCAcaatcccaggttgctccaagccccgtccaactTGGtctggaacatttccagggacCTAGGGGCATATCCTGAGCAAACAGGGACCTGCTGGCTCCTCCCTCTTAATTCACAGGAGCTTTCCCCTGCAGGACCAGGTGAGGAGCACCCCAGAtagcctggagctgctctccctccctctccatcctctgcagctgcaggtgagAAAGGTGGAGAAAGCTGTGTCTGCCCATGACCTGGCCGGGTGGGCACAGGGGGACATGGCAAGGCAGTGATGAAGACTCAGCATCCTCAGGAGTGTGCACCCAGCACAATTTAATGGGATCACCATGAAGTTTGGGGATATCTTTGGCACACAGCTGGGATATCTcagtgcctccagccctgctgaagTTCCTCACTCATCTGCCCTCTGGCACAGGGTCAGGTGTCCCAAACTCATGTTGGCAGATACAAAGGAAGTGTCCAGAGCCATGAGAACATTcatccttgtgctgctgcctcctgagctGGGTCCCTCTGTGCTCCTGAGCACCCAGAACCATCGCAGTTCTTGGCAAGGGATGGTTCGTGGCCATGGAGGAGCTCAGATGAGTATGGAGGGACCTGCCAAAGGTACCCCAGGAAGGAGGCAAAGAGCAGCTGGATACCACTGGGAACCAGGACCAGAGGAGCACAACCTGCCCCTGAAGAGAGAACCTCCAATCTGAGCAGATGAGGCTTTTCCTTGTGTGTCTCTGCCCTTGGAGGTTTTGGGCTGGTGGGGCTCGAGCAGGGGAAGGGGGAGTGGGGAAGGGAAGTGCTGGGAGCCAGCCTTACCTGCTGCCGTTCTTGGCCGTGTACTTGTTTCCTCTGTAGTTTGTTTTGGGCTGGAACTGGCCCTGGTGCAGCAGGGTGAGCAGCTGGGAGATTTGCTGCAAGGCAGGAAAAGCCTGTTGAGCCCCGGGCTGGCCACTCAAGCTGCTTCCTGCCAGGACATCCCCCCCTTTTTATAGtgtttcctcctcctgcagatgGCTCAGCATCCCCACACCGGGGGAAAAACAAGCGCTGGGCAGCCCACCTGGGCCCGAGCTTCCCCTgcacccctcctgctgctccctgtccctgggattgtccccttcccctgtgacagccccgctcctgcctgTCTTGCTGGGGTGACCCTGCTGGGTGGCGGGGCTGCTCATCCTACCCAGGCCTGAGGGAAGAGACCAAGCAAAGACCCTCAGGCTGCacattcccactgctccagggtGGGCACGGCCCGGACAAGGAAGGGCTGGGGTGCCCACACTCCGGGAacgcccagagcagctcctacCTGCACTGGGGGTGACTCCATGGCGAACTCCCCGCTCGGGCTCTGCTCCGCCAGGGCCACCAGCGACAGCCGGACCAGGCTCCTGAGGATctgctggtggggctggggctgcccggCTCCCCCCGCACCCACGGGCTGCTCGGCTGGCACTCGGGGCTCCCCCATGGGTGGCTTCACCAAGCTCTTGCCGTGCAGCGGTGCCTCCGGGGGGCCCGCAGCCTCCTTCACCGACTGTTTGggcctgtggggctggcagggccggCGCTGCAGGACGGGCAGCTCGAAggtgccctgctgctcctccgaGCCTTTTTGTGTCCTCTGATTCCTCAGGGTCCTGTAGAGCGTGGGGGTGAGGTGGAGGGGAGCCTGCGGGGACCCCCCGGCCGCAGGGGTGGCTGTGTcgggctgctcctcctggcaggCCCGGGCGGGCTCGGGCTCCCGGGGGCGGCCGCGGAGCAGCGGCACCAGGTGGATGTCGGCCTTCTGGATCTGCCTGTGCGGCTtcttgagctgctgctgcctgcggGCGTCCTCTGCCTCCCGGCAGTTGTAGGCCATGCCGTCCTTCTTGTCCTTCTTGCGCAGGGACAGGGTCAGCGCCAGCAGCAGCACGCACCCGCCCAGGAGAGCGGCCAGGCAGATCAGCAGCACCACGGAGAGACTGGGCCAGCCGGGATCCCGCGCTGACATCTTGGAGAAGGCCCCGTGCCGCCGGAACAGCAAGCGGAGCCGGGCCAGGGTGTGCAGCGGGGCGTCCCCCTGGTCACTCACCCGGACCAGCAGCTCCCGCTGGCTGCCGGCCaggctgctggcattgctggcGTTGAGGGACACCTGCCCCAGGAGGGGGTCCAGGATGAAGAGCCCGGCATCATCCCCACCCACCAGATCATACCGGAGAGCCCCGTTGATGCCGGAGTCCACGTCCCTGGCCATGATGGTGAAGAGGAAGGGGTTGGCAGGGCATGACACAAGTGTGGAATTGGTCACTGCCATAGCCCCCTGGGTGCTCCCATTCCCGGGGACCACCCAGCAGCACCCGGTGTCCACATTGACCAGGACAGAGAGCGTGGCCACCCCTCCCACCAGTGCCGGCGTGGTGATGATGGGTGCGTTGTCATTCCGGTCGAGCACAGCCAGCCTGATGGAGATGTTGGATGCCAGCTTGGGATGTCCTCCATCCTCTGCTGTCACTAGGAACTCCAGGCTCCTCACCTGCTCGTAATCAAAAGCTTGGAGGGCAAAAACGTCTCCAGTGATGGGGTCAACTGAGACCAGCCCCAAAGCAGAGGGGTCCAGGATCCTGTAGGTGACTTTCCCATTGGAGCCCAGGTCAGGGTCGGTGGCACGGACGGTGAGCAGGAAGGCAGGTGCTTCACCATTCTCTGCAACAGCAACCTCATAGGCAGCCTTCTCAAAGGCTGGGGCGTTGTCATTGACGTCGCTGATGCAGATGGTGAGGTGTTTCAGCACGGCCAGGGACAAGTCCCCCATGTCCTGCACCACCAGCGTCAGGTTGTACTGAGCGCGCCGCTCGCGGTCCAGCGAGGTGTTGGTCAGCAGCGCGAAGCTGTGGCTGTTGGTCCTCTTCAGCCTGAAGTGCTCATAGCCCTGGCTGAGGGAGCAGAGCACTTGCCCGTTGCTTCCCGAGTCAGGGTCGCTGGCTGTCACCAGGGCCACAAAGCTGTCCTTGGGGAGGGCCTCGGACAGCACGGGCTCCCGCGTGGCCCAGGTGACGTGGACATCGGGAGCGTTGTCGTTGACGTCCAGGACCTTGACCAGGACCTTGCAGTGCGCCGGGATGGGGTTGGCGCCCAGGTCCCGCGCCTGCACATCCAGCTCGTACGCATGGGTCTCCTCATAGTCCAAAGGGAGCCTCAGGAGGATGCTGCCCGTGCGGGCATCAATGCTGAAGGTGCTCAGCACCTCGGGGGGCGCGTGCCTGCTCAGGCTGTACTCAATCTCCCCATTGGGACCCTGGTCGGGGTCAGTGGCCGTGACTGTCACGAGGAGCGTCCCGGGCTGGGCGTCCTCCCGAACTTCCACCATCAGGGAGCTCTCAGCAAACACGGGGCTGTTGTCATTGGAGTCAAGGACAATGACTTTAATCACAGCAGTACCTGATTTTGGTGGCTCCCCATGATCAGTGGCCGTCAGCACAAGGTCAAAGGAGGAGTGCAGCTCCCGGTCCACCTCCTTCACCACTACGAGCTCCGCATGTCTCGTCCCATCGGAGCTGGAGACAACCTCCAGAGCAAAGTGCTCACTGGGGGAGAGGGCGTAGGAGCAGCGGGCATTGGGGCCAGCATCAGCATCCAGGGCTCGATCCAGCGGGATCCGCGTCCGCAGGGATGCGCTCTCTGAgatctccagctccagctcggGCGTGGGGAACCGCGGCGCGTTGTCATTGATGTCCATCACCTGAACCTCCACGTGGATCAGGGCCGGGTTCTGGGCGGCCAGCACGTCGAAGGACACCCAGCAGGGATCACTGTGGCggcacagctgctccctgtCCACCCGCCCGGCCGTGCTGAGCACCCCATCCCCACTGCCCACGTGCAGCGGGAACCTCCCGGGGGTCTCCATCAGCTGGAAGGTCTCGGCTGCCTCACCGCTCTCGCCGCCCTCGAAGTGCTCGGCCAGGCTCCCTATGACAGTGCCCGGGGGCACCTCCTCCAGCACCCGGTACTGCACCGTGAACGTGGCCACCTCCTGGGCATCGGCGCTCAGGAACAGGTACCACCACCAGAGCGCCGGCAGCCGCAGCGCCGAGCGGCTCAGCCCCAGCacgctgctggcagagcccccgcggccccgccgcgctgccATGGGCTGTCCCGCCGGCCACCGCATCCCCGGAGGGTCCTCAGGGCCACCGCAGGGCCTCGGCATCCTCTCCCATCTCCGAGGGCCGTGGGCTCCAGCCAGAGCTTGGAAAGGAGGGGAAATCACGAGCAGGGCTGATGGCTGTCCCCCGCGCTGCCATCACCGGGGCTCCCCGGGCCGGGACAGCCCGGAGCGGAGGGACCGTCCCCGGAGCAGCCACCGGCCGGCTGGCCGCGCTGGGGATGGAGCGGCCGACATCCTATGGAAACCCCACCTACAGGAAAAGGGAGGACCGGGCTGGTACAATGCCGGGGCGGggtgggggctcctggggcggCAGGGACCCGGCTGCGAGAGGCTGTGGGAATGCtctccaatcccagcccagggggacCATCACTGCTGTCACCTGCAGAGCACAACTGCCTAGAAGGTGGGATTCCTTCAGGCCCTGACCCACCACAAACCTCTTGTGCTTCAAGTAGGGGTGATGGACTCCTGCTCCTGCATTGACCCAAAGCCTTGTTCCCCACACTTACATCTCAGACTTTGACTTATTCTCATTTTGTCTAAATCCAAATGCAATCCCTGCTCCTTACTCTGCCTTTGGAGGGTGATGTGCCCAAGTCACCTTTCCCAGTACAAAGGTGATGATGTCACCAGTTCCAGCTGGACACACCAGAATGAGCTGATGAATCAGCAGGAGCGTGCCACACCAAACACAGCCGGGAGGGCATGAGGGAAGGAGGAGGCGCTGGCAGACACAGCCTGTGTCCGTTCAGgcctctccccatccctgcatccGGCTGTCCTGGCTGCTCCCTCTCTTGGCACATGCTCCATCCCAGCTTGGCTCAGTACTGATTTCCCTGGCGTCACTCCTGTGCCATCAAATCCCTTCTTGGCCTTATTTCAGCACCTCACCCCGAGCCCCCACCTTCAGGCTGCCCAGCTGTTCCACTGGTATCACCACAGCTGGccagctgtgcacacacaggtAGCACAGCCTGAAGGTGTTCCAGGTATTcctcctgagcctgcagagcccccagaccccaggCTGGGTTTGCTTTGGTCTCAAGGTGACAGAAGGCATTCAGGACAGGGAAGGTTGTCTGGAATTTTCCTTGGCTGTTATGGAGCATCCTCAAGGTGTGGTTGGAGCCCCACCAGCCACATCGTCTTTGTGTCTCCACACCTTCCAGGCAGCATCCAGCAGCCCCTGGTGTCCTGTGCCCACCTCACCCTCTcctcctgcttttccagccttgatgggcacccctgtccccccagcctATTCCCATCCCTCCCAGCGCCCCTCACCACTCTGGATTTCCCAGGTGAGGCTCTGCTGTCATCGCTTTTCTTTGCCGTGGTGAGTTTTGATgccccaaagagcagcaaaaccaAAGCCACCCCAGTGGCACGAGCTGTGCCCTCAGCACCGCGGGAGGAAGGGACAGTGCTGCGGGGGGTGGCCAAAGGCCGGTGCTATTCCTGGGCTCGGCCCCAGCTCCAGGTGACCTTTGCCAAGTCATTTCCCTGCTTTGTGCTCGCGCTTCCTCCTGCACAGCCCGGGGCTCTCCCGGAGGGATGCTCCCTCTCGCTCCCGCTGCCCGCGGAGCTCCGGGTGCAGAGCGGATGTCTCTGAGTCCATGCCCGATTTTGGGAGGGGAGGTGGGAAGGCCacttccttctgctgggaccGTTATCTCTCCACCTcgcattttttttaatgcttttccttttcaggaATGGAGCGGAACAGAAGAACgctggaagggaaaggaaataaatatgaTGCCCCAGGACTGTGGGGGTTCCCCGAGGAGCCCTGCCTGGGGTTTCCTTCCCCATCACCTCCCAATCTCACTGCAGAACAAGCCACCCACCGCAGGAGGTGAATTCCCCCCAACTCCAGCACCCACCTGCCAGACTCCACTTGCTGCCATCCCCACCCCTCATCTGGGAGGATTCTAAACCTCCAAAACACTAATTTTCCTCCCCAAAGACAGGGACCAGGTGGGATTTTAGGTACCAGTTTGTtcagggaaaggctgggaggagaagtCACTGTCACCAGGCTGTGAGTCCCCTgagcactgtccccagcctggctgtaCAGATCCCAGCACTGGTGACAGGTCTGGCCtacccaggaggagctggaggagctccTGCATGAATTATTGATGATTCTTCAGGAATAAACCCCTACAGACCAGGCCTGTGACCCCCAGCCATCAGAACATTCTCAGCTGGCAGAAGGATGCTGCAAAAGCAtggctgagctgcaaatcagtGCTGTGGAGGGAGATGGACAGAGTAAAGCTGCAAgaaaataggaaagaaaaacagggtCGAGCTGAGACTTGCCAGAAGCACAGGCAGGGAAATGAGATCTGGTGctaaaaacaaaacatgtcTCCTCCTGTTTCCTGTTCACACCCCAGCAGGCTCTTGACGTGCTTCAGGACCACCATGGACACTGTGGTGGCTACAAACACAAAATACCCCCTTTAAGGTTTAGACTGCACCTGAACCCTTTCATTTAAATCTCAGGAAGAGCCTCAGCTACGTGGAATTCTTACAGCACTTCATGCATTCACTGTGTGCAATGcttccttcagctcctgcccgATGCTgtcagtgcccagagcagctggaaatgcCATTTCAGGAGTGCCAACCTggctctctgcagctcagctgctctccaggctccagagcagggcacaggcacaccctgagctcccaggggtgcagagctgtgctggaggcACCACTCTCCCTGTCCATCACctggcagagagcagcaccACCAGGTTATTTCGAGCTCCACTGCACAGCTGGAGGTCTTCAAACTTTGTCATTTTGGGCTGACACGGTGCTAGCCTGGGACCAGGAGCTGTGCCACAACACAGCAGGGAGCGGAGGGCAGCTCGAAATGAGAACGAAGAGACTTTTTCACATCTAATAATTTTCTCTGATGAAGACAGGGCGAGAGCTGGGCATGTTCGCCTGGACAAGAGGAAGCTCCAGACAGAACCTgaagccccttccagtgcccaaggcctccagagctccaggagggtttgggcaCCGCTCCCAGGCATGCCccgggtgggattgttggggtgtctgtgcagtgccaggagctggacaggatgatccttgtgggtcccttctaaCTGTGgttattccatgattccatgaattTTCAGCCCTTCAAAGACAGCCTTTGCTCCTTTAGGAGTGTCCCTCCCTTTTCAGTGGGTAAACAATCCCTCTCTGAGCATGAGATGTGTGAGGTGCAACTGCACAAGGCAGCCCAGAaccttccccatccccagctgcctgcagggacctGCGAGGCTCCTGGGGGCCCTTTCTCTGGAGGAAGGGCGTGATTCCCCCCCTCCCACCAGGTACGGAGCTCTGCAAGAGGTGGGGGGACCTTCCCTTGGGGTGGCCCGGCTCTCCCTGAGCTCGTACAACCAGCAGGTGACGCCGGCTGAAGGTGACCTCGCCGTGCCACCCGCTCCATCCTCCACCACCGTCACCAACCATCCCGGAGTGCCCGCGGGCTCCTCCGGCGCTGCCTGCCCGCAGCTCCCGGCGCCTGCCGGGCCGGGGAAGGCGCAGCCCCGGCGATGCCTGCGCTGTGCAGTTGGATGCCTCCACCACGAGAGCCCACTGCTGCTCCGCGCTGGGCTCCGCCGCTGTCCCGCCTGTCCCCGGCGCCGcccgaggggctgggggtgctgagccccccaaattctccccacAGCGGGGCTGCGACCACCCTTGCCCCGGCGGACGGTGCGGGGGGCTccgccgcccccagccctgcagggaggctTGGGCgatgctgcagctgcctccCCTCCATCCTCAGCGTGTGCCTCCCTCAGTTTGGCACGGTTTTAAGGTGCTTCCTTCGGTTTCACACGATTTTAGGGTGTTTCCCCCGGTTTTGCAGAGTTTCAGGGTGTTTCCCTCTCTTTCAAACGATTTTAGGGCGTTGCCTTGAGTTTTGCACGATTTTAGGCAACACAGCAGCATCACAGCAGTGTCCCCCAAACTCCGCTGTACCCCCGCAAACCCTCCTCTGGGGGGGTTATAGAGGTGCCTCCCCTCCTGCAGGGCAACACCTTAATTAGGGGGGAAATAAAAGGGGGTGCGGGCGATCCCTGATGAGGACAAAGTTAATTATCGATGTAGCAGCTCCTGAAAGCTTCCCCAGGCAAAAACCTGGTTTTGAGcaaagcagctcctgcctgccgggctccaggagcagccctgcactgAGGGGACGATAAGGAGAGTTATTGTTGCTCCGTGCTCATaaaagaattattattaaggAGGGGAAGAAAGTCGTAAGTGAAGTAAATTGGGCCAGGCTGGGTGTTTGAATAGACAGGAATAATGTTATGGTAATGTCATGcacggctctgctgctccaggaccCTGACGTGTTTTATAAAGCTGGTGCTACAAAAAGCAATTCTGtgagcagagagagggagagctgGCCAAAGAGAAACGAGGAGAAGCtgtaaaaattatattttattgtgTGGGAGAAAGCAATGAGTTGAGATCTAACCCTTGATGTCCTTCTGGAGGAGAAAGCTGGCAGCATATTGTCACTCACTTGTATGATTTAATTTGCTATTCTCAGTCTTACAGTAATTTCTTTCCTGTGCTCCAAAAGCTTGTATCTACATTTCTGTTTGCAAATGAAACACATGGAAGAACTCCCCAAGGCTGGGGCTTCAGAGCTGGATTTTCCCAGAGTGCAGGGGGCTGCTGACAGGATGGGGCAGGGGgcacccagcagcaccacctTCCACTGCCACTTTGATTTGATTTTAGTTTGACAGCCCAAAACACCTGAACAACAGCCCGGGGtgggctccctgtgctgcacagggtAAGTGATGGATCCGGGCCCCAGCACGCTGTGACATCAATCAGACCTTTACGAGTCCCCAGCGGCTGCAAATCAATAAGTGCCAGCAATAATTACccattttgtctttctctttattaatatttagacgtttttaatcttttctctCTAAACATGACGTTTCCCTGCTGTGGGTGTCCTTCAGAGGGAGCTGCCAGAAAAGTTCCTGTTCCTCTAATTACAGGCTTTGTGTTggatggagctgctccctgagcaGGAATGACACAGCCACCaaagctggggacagccctgctgcctcagccagggCAGGTGACACTGGCTGATGTCCCCAGGAGGAGGGTGCAGCCTCTCTGGGTGTCACAGTGCAGATCTTGTGATGGTCACAAGGGGCTTTCTCCAGCTCTTGGTGGGGGTGACCACAGCCCACAGATGTCATTTAAAGagatcatggaatggttttggttggaaaggacctttaatcccatccagtgccagcccctgccatggcagggacaccttccactgtcccaggctgttccaagcctgcccttgggcactgccagggatccagaggcagccacagctgctctgggcaccctgtgccagggcctgcccacctcACAGAAAGGATTTCTTAATTAGGAGAAGTCCTTAGAGGTGATTATCTTTTCAGGGGTGCCGTTAGGGATACACATTGCAAACAAAGCCCTCTTTTGACATGGAAAGGGGAGCAAGACTCCAAGATTTTCAATGGAAATGACAGCCCTTATCTCCTCTAACACGGTGTGAGAGAGCTGATAATGCCCTATCAGCCCTGGAAAACAAATGGGAacaaattcaaaaaaaaaaaaacaaccctccCAAAAAGTAATATAAATTATGTTTGTTGTGGAGACAAAAGGTTTCCAGCAAGTCCAGGTTTAAAGCAAGAAAAGAGATGTAAATAAGTGAGAGGAGGGATCCTGAAGCATCTGGCATGTTGGGAAtacctccagcacctggaggaGCAGGTAAAGCCATCTCTTGTCCACCTGTGCCCGCAGGGATCTGTGCCAGGGATCTGAGGGCAGACACAGACCTGGCTTTTCCAGCATGGGAGAGGTGGAAACTGTATCCTGATTTCTGGGGCTGTCCAGCAGAATGAATCCTCGAGGGAATGTCAGAGGCTGCTCCCTCCCCAGGCACTGCAGACACTGAGGTCCTGTGCCGACCACAGGAGGAGAAGCTGGGACTGCAGAGATCCCaggcctgcagcagcagagacccCAGGGCTGAACAGGGACCGTGCTCCGACAgccccaggagcctgcagggctCCGGTTTCACCTCTCCTCATCCCTCTGTGCCACCTCTACAAGGTTCTCCCCAGGGTGACAGAGCCACCTCAACACCACCCCACTGAGGGTGACAGTGCCAACCCCACCATCGTTCCCTCCCTGGGTCAGCActcagggatgggcacagagagATGACCACAGGGAGGGTGGCCTCAGGTCTCCCCATCCctttgcacagagatgctgcaggctctgcccaGAGTCACAAGAGCTTCCTCTCCGGTGCCAGCACCTCCAGATGTTCAGCCAGCTGTGATGTGCCATTATCACCTCTTGCCTCTGCTGTGT
Coding sequences within:
- the PCDH12 gene encoding protocadherin-12; translated protein: MPRPCGGPEDPPGMRWPAGQPMAARRGRGGSASSVLGLSRSALRLPALWWWYLFLSADAQEVATFTVQYRVLEEVPPGTVIGSLAEHFEGGESGEAAETFQLMETPGRFPLHVGSGDGVLSTAGRVDREQLCRHSDPCWVSFDVLAAQNPALIHVEVQVMDINDNAPRFPTPELELEISESASLRTRIPLDRALDADAGPNARCSYALSPSEHFALEVVSSSDGTRHAELVVVKEVDRELHSSFDLVLTATDHGEPPKSGTAVIKVIVLDSNDNSPVFAESSLMVEVREDAQPGTLLVTVTATDPDQGPNGEIEYSLSRHAPPEVLSTFSIDARTGSILLRLPLDYEETHAYELDVQARDLGANPIPAHCKVLVKVLDVNDNAPDVHVTWATREPVLSEALPKDSFVALVTASDPDSGSNGQVLCSLSQGYEHFRLKRTNSHSFALLTNTSLDRERRAQYNLTLVVQDMGDLSLAVLKHLTICISDVNDNAPAFEKAAYEVAVAENGEAPAFLLTVRATDPDLGSNGKVTYRILDPSALGLVSVDPITGDVFALQAFDYEQVRSLEFLVTAEDGGHPKLASNISIRLAVLDRNDNAPIITTPALVGGVATLSVLVNVDTGCCWVVPGNGSTQGAMAVTNSTLVSCPANPFLFTIMARDVDSGINGALRYDLVGGDDAGLFILDPLLGQVSLNASNASSLAGSQRELLVRVSDQGDAPLHTLARLRLLFRRHGAFSKMSARDPGWPSLSVVLLICLAALLGGCVLLLALTLSLRKKDKKDGMAYNCREAEDARRQQQLKKPHRQIQKADIHLVPLLRGRPREPEPARACQEEQPDTATPAAGGSPQAPLHLTPTLYRTLRNQRTQKGSEEQQGTFELPVLQRRPCQPHRPKQSVKEAAGPPEAPLHGKSLVKPPMGEPRVPAEQPVGAGGAGQPQPHQQILRSLVRLSLVALAEQSPSGEFAMESPPVQQISQLLTLLHQGQFQPKTNYRGNKYTAKNGSRAAGLDTGLDTGLDTDCLSTKDSGHGESEAGDRDSDSAFELSVQQLVGEELETLLEPQAELALKRLTAADPAWVARLSLPLTSNYKDNVFCPDSPCSPEDEEAARQEKPRTFETFGKGAGADPGDSGTRLASTFLSEMSTLFEMILSQKAQVHSEAGAGLLRQLSARGHSLGLGDAAPGL